One genomic segment of Pseudonocardia sp. T1-2H includes these proteins:
- a CDS encoding isoprenyl transferase, whose protein sequence is MRDLLYAAYERRLGRRLTGAERPRHVALILDGNRRWARDAGLVDVNDGHRAGAAKISDMLEWCGEAGVEVATLFLLSTDNLDRPAEELEPLLEIITTVVDELSGPTRPWQLRVVGALELLPRAMAERLSAAVERTVGRTGLQVNVAVGYGGRQEIADAVRKLLMQHAESGTSIEELAEVLDVDHIAAHLYTSGQPDPDLVIRTSGEQRLSGFLLWQSAHSEFWFTEAYWPEFRKVDFLRALRDYAARHRRFGG, encoded by the coding sequence GTGCGTGACCTGCTGTACGCGGCGTACGAGCGCCGGCTCGGCCGTCGGCTGACCGGTGCCGAGCGGCCTCGGCACGTGGCGCTGATCCTCGACGGGAACCGCCGCTGGGCGCGTGACGCCGGGCTCGTCGACGTCAACGACGGTCACCGCGCCGGTGCCGCGAAGATCTCGGACATGCTCGAGTGGTGCGGCGAGGCCGGGGTGGAGGTCGCGACCCTGTTCCTGCTCTCCACGGACAACCTGGACCGTCCCGCCGAGGAGCTCGAGCCGCTGCTCGAGATCATCACGACGGTCGTCGACGAGCTGAGCGGCCCGACGCGGCCGTGGCAGCTCCGCGTCGTCGGGGCCCTGGAGCTGCTCCCGCGGGCGATGGCCGAGCGGCTGTCCGCGGCGGTCGAGCGGACGGTCGGCCGCACGGGGCTGCAGGTCAACGTGGCGGTCGGTTACGGCGGCCGGCAGGAGATCGCGGACGCGGTGCGCAAGCTGCTGATGCAGCACGCCGAGTCAGGGACGTCGATCGAGGAGCTCGCGGAGGTCCTGGACGTGGACCACATCGCCGCCCACCTCTACACGTCCGGCCAGCCGGACCCCGACCTGGTGATCCGTACGTCGGGGGAGCAGCGGCTGTCCGGCTTCCTGCTCTGGCAGTCCGCGCACTCGGAGTTCTGGTTCACCGAGGCCTACTGGCCCGAGTTCCGCAAGGTGGACTTCCTGCGGGCGTTGCGGGACTACGCGGCCCGCCACCGCCGCTTCGGCGGCTGA
- a CDS encoding DUF885 domain-containing protein yields MRRAFPILRDVALLALRLDRAVPGTVEAFTGDPALRRHVLVEPAPSASELVGTARRLRGELPEAHLAPAREEFVAAELGALEHAARALAGESVSFREAVEQTFDVPVVAGDPDVYRDAHRDLDGLLPGPGSLAGRVAAHRRGDELPPERLGPAVAALVAALRERTAARIGLPAGETADVELVSGHPWTGFTRYLGHARSRVRFAADARVRAGQLALLVAHETYPGHHTEHCRRDAVATARPERAVSLARSPRALVVEGAADAGLAAVVGEEWGGWAASVLAGVGVHTDGELARRVDEAMVPLHRVRLDAATMIHERGAGPDEVIAHLCRWMLVDESRARRMLTFLTHPHWRTYTATYVEGFPLVRAWLRCGPGDPAARLARLLDEPLVPSRLRRDLRTSGPAAAGRIAADRVVVGPATTTGGVDHTMNGRPFC; encoded by the coding sequence ATGAGGCGCGCGTTCCCGATCCTGCGTGACGTCGCCCTCCTGGCGCTGCGGCTCGATCGCGCGGTACCCGGCACGGTCGAGGCGTTCACCGGGGACCCGGCACTCCGCCGGCACGTCCTGGTCGAACCTGCACCCTCGGCGTCCGAGCTGGTCGGAACCGCGCGCAGGCTCCGGGGCGAGCTTCCGGAGGCGCATCTCGCCCCCGCCCGGGAGGAGTTCGTCGCCGCGGAACTCGGGGCGCTGGAGCACGCCGCCCGCGCGCTGGCCGGGGAGTCCGTCTCGTTCCGGGAGGCCGTCGAGCAGACGTTCGACGTGCCGGTCGTCGCCGGCGACCCGGACGTCTACCGGGACGCCCACCGCGACCTCGACGGCCTGCTGCCCGGCCCGGGTTCGCTGGCCGGCAGGGTCGCCGCCCATCGCCGCGGTGACGAGCTGCCGCCGGAGCGGCTCGGCCCGGCCGTCGCGGCGCTGGTGGCGGCGTTGCGGGAGCGGACCGCCGCGCGGATCGGGCTGCCGGCGGGCGAGACCGCCGACGTCGAGCTGGTCAGTGGGCACCCCTGGACCGGGTTCACCCGCTACCTCGGCCACGCCCGTTCCCGGGTCCGCTTCGCCGCCGACGCACGGGTGCGGGCCGGCCAGCTCGCCCTGCTCGTCGCCCACGAGACCTATCCGGGACACCACACGGAGCACTGCCGGCGCGACGCGGTCGCGACCGCCCGGCCGGAGCGCGCGGTGAGCCTTGCGCGCAGCCCGCGCGCGCTCGTCGTCGAGGGGGCGGCGGATGCGGGTCTCGCGGCGGTGGTCGGCGAGGAGTGGGGCGGCTGGGCCGCGTCCGTGCTGGCCGGGGTCGGGGTGCACACGGACGGTGAGCTCGCCCGGCGCGTCGACGAGGCGATGGTGCCGCTGCACCGGGTCCGGCTGGACGCCGCCACGATGATCCACGAGCGCGGCGCGGGCCCGGACGAGGTCATCGCGCACCTGTGCCGGTGGATGCTGGTCGACGAGTCCCGGGCCCGCCGGATGCTCACCTTCCTGACCCACCCCCACTGGCGTACGTACACCGCCACCTACGTCGAGGGCTTCCCGCTCGTCCGCGCCTGGCTCCGTTGCGGCCCCGGGGATCCCGCCGCGCGCCTGGCCCGGTTGCTCGACGAGCCGCTCGTCCCCTCGAGGCTGCGCAGGGATCTCCGGACGTCCGGACCCGCCGCCGCCGGGCGGATAGCGGCCGACCGGGTCGTCGTCGGCCCCGCGACGACGACAGGCGGTGTCGATCACACGATGAACGGTAGGCCGTTCTGTTAA
- the trhA gene encoding PAQR family membrane homeostasis protein TrhA, with amino-acid sequence MRGWIHFWSLVASVAACAVLITLSAALVGGWAVLAISIYSVSILGLFGTSALYHRRTWTSPRSKLVMRRLDHSMIFVFIAGTYTPFAMLAMPAATARWVLAVAWGGALAGVALKVAWPHAPPWVGVPIYIALGWIAVFVLPDLLHNGGVAALVLLLVGGALYTVGAVFYATRWPDPWPRTFGFHEFFHAATALAAICHQLAIWFVLFA; translated from the coding sequence ATGCGTGGCTGGATCCACTTCTGGTCGCTCGTCGCCTCCGTGGCCGCCTGCGCCGTGCTGATCACGCTGTCCGCCGCGCTGGTCGGGGGCTGGGCGGTGCTGGCGATCAGCATCTACAGCGTGTCGATCCTGGGACTGTTCGGCACGAGCGCGCTCTACCACCGGCGCACCTGGACGTCCCCGCGCAGCAAGCTCGTCATGCGCCGCCTCGACCACTCGATGATCTTCGTGTTCATCGCCGGCACGTACACCCCGTTCGCCATGCTCGCGATGCCCGCGGCCACCGCGCGGTGGGTCCTCGCCGTGGCCTGGGGCGGCGCGCTGGCCGGGGTGGCCCTGAAGGTCGCCTGGCCGCACGCCCCGCCGTGGGTCGGCGTGCCGATCTACATCGCACTGGGCTGGATCGCGGTGTTCGTCCTGCCGGACCTGCTGCACAACGGCGGGGTGGCCGCCCTGGTCCTGCTGCTGGTCGGTGGGGCGCTCTACACGGTCGGGGCGGTGTTCTACGCGACGCGCTGGCCGGACCCGTGGCCGCGCACGTTCGGCTTCCACGAGTTCTTCCACGCCGCCACCGCGCTGGCCGCGATCTGCCACCAGCTCGCGATCTGGTTCGTCCTCTTCGCCTGA
- a CDS encoding GuaB1 family IMP dehydrogenase-related protein has translation MRFLDGQRPATDLTYDDVFLVPGRSTVASRFDVDLTTADGTGATVPVVAANMTAVAGRRMAETLARRGALTVLPQDVAPQAVAEIVAWIKSRHVVWDTPLVLRTGDAVADALNLLPKRAHGTVVVVDDGGRPVGTVDEAACSGVDRFTRLSEVLDGAPVMLPLDTAPRDVFEALGGRGVALGLDRDGRLAGLLTALGAIRAGIYAPTLDAHGRLRTAAAIGINGDVPTKAKALLAAGVDVLVVDTAHGHQDKMLDALRAVRAAVRDAGSTVPIAAGNVVTAEGVHDLAEAGADVIKVGVGPGAMCTTRMMTGVGRPQFSAVLECAAAGREHGVHIWADGGVRHPRDVALALAAGASSVMIGSWLAGTYESPGDLLRDENGRAYKESFGMASKRAVSARTRGDGDFDRARKGLFEEGISSSRQLLDPARPGVEDVLDGICAGVRSAATYAGACSLEELHERAVVGVQTMAGFTEGTPHGL, from the coding sequence GTGCGCTTCCTCGACGGCCAACGGCCCGCGACCGACCTGACCTACGACGACGTCTTCCTCGTCCCGGGGCGGTCGACCGTCGCCTCCCGCTTCGACGTGGACCTCACCACCGCGGACGGCACGGGGGCGACGGTGCCGGTCGTCGCGGCCAACATGACCGCCGTCGCCGGACGCCGGATGGCCGAGACCCTCGCCCGCCGCGGCGCGCTGACCGTCCTCCCCCAGGACGTGGCGCCGCAGGCCGTCGCGGAGATCGTCGCGTGGATCAAGTCCCGGCACGTCGTCTGGGACACCCCGCTCGTGCTGCGCACCGGGGACGCCGTCGCGGACGCGCTGAACCTGCTGCCGAAGCGCGCGCACGGCACCGTCGTGGTGGTCGACGACGGCGGGCGCCCGGTCGGCACGGTCGACGAGGCCGCCTGCTCGGGGGTCGACCGCTTCACCCGGCTCTCCGAGGTCCTCGACGGCGCGCCGGTCATGCTGCCCCTGGACACCGCGCCGCGGGACGTCTTCGAGGCGCTCGGCGGTCGCGGGGTCGCGCTCGGCCTCGACCGCGACGGCCGGCTCGCCGGGCTGCTCACCGCCCTCGGTGCGATCCGGGCCGGGATCTACGCGCCCACCCTCGACGCCCACGGCCGGCTGCGGACCGCGGCCGCGATCGGGATCAACGGCGACGTGCCGACGAAGGCGAAGGCACTGCTCGCCGCGGGGGTCGACGTGCTCGTCGTCGACACCGCACACGGGCACCAGGACAAGATGCTCGACGCCCTGCGCGCCGTTCGCGCGGCGGTGCGCGACGCCGGTTCGACCGTCCCGATCGCCGCGGGCAACGTCGTCACGGCCGAGGGCGTGCACGATCTGGCCGAGGCGGGCGCGGACGTGATCAAGGTCGGCGTCGGACCCGGCGCCATGTGCACGACGCGGATGATGACCGGCGTCGGCCGCCCGCAGTTCTCCGCGGTGCTCGAGTGCGCTGCGGCCGGGCGCGAGCACGGGGTGCACATCTGGGCCGACGGCGGGGTTCGGCACCCACGGGACGTCGCGCTGGCGCTGGCCGCGGGCGCGTCGTCGGTGATGATCGGATCCTGGCTGGCCGGAACCTACGAGTCCCCGGGCGACCTGCTGCGCGACGAGAACGGCCGCGCCTACAAGGAGTCCTTCGGGATGGCATCGAAGCGTGCCGTCAGCGCCCGGACCCGGGGCGACGGGGACTTCGACCGTGCCCGCAAGGGCCTGTTCGAGGAGGGCATCTCCAGCTCGCGGCAGCTGCTGGACCCGGCCCGCCCGGGCGTCGAGGACGTGCTCGACGGCATCTGCGCCGGGGTCCGCTCCGCCGCCACCTACGCCGGCGCCTGCAGCCTCGAGGAGCTCCACGAGCGCGCGGTGGTGGGGGTCCAGACCATGGCGGGGTTCACGGAGGGCACCCCGCACGGCCTGTAG
- a CDS encoding ATP-dependent DNA ligase: protein MVPVLLTRVVDTSAAVGATRSRKEKTTALAALLRLAEPDEVEPTTAWLAGEPRQGRIGAGWRTLSGLVTDPADEPSLTVAGVDETLTELAGTSGAGSTRRRRELLGELFGAATEAEQKFLVRLLTGELRQGALEGVMLEAIAAAADVPAASVRRAFMLSGRLPGTAVVALSGGAEALDAARLEVGRPVRPMLASPGSSLDAALESLGTDVTVEFKLDGARIQVHRDGDEVRVWTRTLREITDGVPELVEQVRSLPCRSAVLDGETLALDDDGRPRPFQDTMSRFGSDATEEQALLSPFFFDLLHLDGKDLLDEPLQVRLDALAGLLAAPEQAPLRMPGVRTPTPEQAATVLDDALGAGHEGVVVKALDGPYAAGRRGKAWQKVKPVHTLDLVVLGAEWGYGRRTGSLSNIHLGARDPDGGEPIMVGKTFKGMTDELLAWQTRTFPEYASGESPGAVLLRPELVVEIALDGAQRSVRYPGGVALRFARVLRYRPDKTPGEADTIDAVRALLAE, encoded by the coding sequence ATGGTTCCTGTGCTGCTCACCAGGGTCGTGGACACCTCCGCCGCGGTCGGCGCCACCCGCTCCCGCAAGGAGAAGACGACGGCGCTGGCCGCCCTGCTACGGCTCGCCGAGCCGGACGAGGTCGAGCCCACCACCGCGTGGCTCGCGGGCGAACCCCGGCAGGGTCGGATCGGCGCCGGCTGGCGCACCCTGTCGGGCCTGGTCACGGACCCGGCGGACGAACCGTCGCTGACCGTCGCCGGGGTGGACGAGACCCTCACCGAGCTGGCCGGGACGTCCGGTGCGGGCTCCACGCGGCGGCGCAGGGAGCTGCTGGGCGAGCTGTTCGGCGCCGCCACCGAGGCGGAGCAGAAGTTCCTCGTCCGGCTGCTCACCGGGGAGCTCCGGCAGGGCGCGCTGGAGGGCGTGATGCTCGAGGCGATCGCCGCGGCGGCCGACGTCCCGGCCGCGAGCGTGCGGCGGGCGTTCATGCTGTCCGGCCGGTTGCCGGGCACCGCGGTCGTCGCGCTGAGCGGTGGGGCCGAGGCTCTCGACGCCGCGCGGCTGGAGGTCGGGCGACCGGTGCGGCCCATGCTCGCGAGCCCCGGGTCGTCGCTCGACGCGGCGCTGGAGTCGCTGGGCACCGACGTCACCGTCGAGTTCAAGCTGGACGGCGCGCGCATCCAGGTCCACCGGGACGGCGACGAGGTGCGGGTCTGGACGCGCACCCTGCGGGAGATCACGGACGGCGTGCCCGAGCTCGTCGAGCAGGTGCGGAGCCTGCCGTGCCGCTCCGCGGTGCTCGACGGCGAGACCCTCGCCCTCGACGACGACGGCCGCCCGCGCCCCTTCCAGGACACGATGAGCAGGTTCGGCAGCGACGCCACGGAGGAGCAGGCCCTGCTGAGCCCCTTCTTCTTCGATCTCCTACACCTCGACGGCAAGGACCTCCTCGACGAGCCGTTGCAGGTGCGCCTGGACGCCCTCGCCGGGCTGCTCGCCGCGCCCGAGCAGGCGCCGCTCCGCATGCCGGGCGTCCGCACGCCCACCCCTGAGCAGGCCGCCACCGTGCTGGACGACGCGCTGGGCGCCGGGCACGAGGGCGTCGTCGTCAAGGCGCTGGACGGCCCGTACGCGGCCGGGCGCCGCGGCAAGGCGTGGCAGAAGGTCAAGCCCGTGCACACCCTGGACCTGGTGGTCCTCGGTGCGGAGTGGGGCTACGGCCGGCGCACGGGCTCGCTCTCCAACATCCATCTCGGCGCCCGGGACCCGGACGGCGGCGAGCCGATCATGGTGGGCAAGACGTTCAAGGGCATGACGGACGAGCTGCTCGCCTGGCAGACCAGGACGTTCCCCGAGTACGCCAGCGGGGAGTCCCCGGGTGCGGTGCTGCTGCGCCCCGAGCTCGTCGTCGAGATCGCCTTGGACGGCGCGCAGCGCAGCGTCCGCTACCCCGGCGGCGTCGCGCTCCGGTTCGCCCGCGTCCTGCGCTACCGCCCGGACAAGACCCCGGGCGAGGCGGACACGATCGACGCGGTGCGCGCCCTGCTCGCCGAGTGA
- the mca gene encoding mycothiol conjugate amidase Mca — MTSPYSRISPDPSREPLRLMTVHAHPDDESSKGAASSARYVAEGAEVMVVTCTGGERGSILNPAMDRPDVLQNLPAVRQAEMARAAEILGVQHRWLGFVDSGLPEGDPKPPLPEGCFALVPLEESTEALVRVVREFRPHVIVTYDENGGYPHPDHIRTHEVSVAAFDAAPDPDRFPDAGEPWQPLKLYYSHGFSKARLVAFSEALKARGLESPYQEWLDNWKDDRPDPGLRVTTKVECGEYFEVRDEALKAHATQIDPTSRWFFTPLDVQREVWPTEDYELVRSLVDSPIPEDDLFAGLRTPAELKAG, encoded by the coding sequence ATGACCTCTCCCTATTCGAGGATCTCCCCAGACCCGAGCCGCGAGCCGCTTCGGCTGATGACGGTGCACGCCCACCCGGACGACGAGTCGAGCAAGGGCGCCGCCAGCAGCGCCCGCTACGTCGCCGAGGGGGCCGAGGTCATGGTCGTCACCTGCACCGGTGGCGAGCGCGGCAGCATCCTGAACCCCGCCATGGACCGGCCGGACGTACTGCAGAACCTGCCTGCGGTCCGCCAGGCGGAGATGGCGCGGGCCGCGGAGATCCTGGGCGTGCAGCACCGCTGGCTGGGCTTCGTGGACTCGGGGCTGCCCGAGGGCGACCCGAAGCCGCCGCTGCCGGAGGGCTGCTTCGCGCTCGTCCCGCTGGAGGAGTCCACCGAGGCGCTGGTCCGGGTGGTCCGCGAGTTCCGGCCGCACGTGATCGTCACCTACGACGAGAACGGCGGCTACCCGCACCCGGACCACATCCGCACCCACGAGGTGTCGGTGGCGGCGTTCGACGCGGCGCCGGACCCGGACCGCTTCCCCGACGCCGGCGAGCCCTGGCAGCCGCTGAAGCTCTACTACTCCCATGGCTTCTCGAAGGCCCGGCTGGTCGCGTTCAGCGAGGCGTTGAAGGCCCGTGGCCTGGAGTCGCCCTACCAGGAGTGGCTGGACAACTGGAAGGACGACCGGCCGGACCCCGGTCTCCGGGTCACCACGAAGGTGGAGTGCGGGGAGTACTTCGAGGTGCGGGACGAGGCGCTCAAGGCGCACGCCACCCAGATCGATCCCACGAGCCGCTGGTTCTTCACCCCGCTGGACGTGCAGCGCGAGGTGTGGCCCACCGAGGACTACGAGCTCGTCCGCTCGCTGGTGGACAGCCCCATCCCGGAGGACGACCTGTTCGCGGGTCTGCGTACGCCGGCGGAGCTCAAGGCCGGATGA
- a CDS encoding thioredoxin domain-containing protein, whose amino-acid sequence MSNRLALATSPYLLQHADNPIDWWEWSDEAFAEAQRRDVPIMLSVGYAACHWCHVMAHESFEDPETAAQVNANFVAIKVDREERPDIDAVYMAATQAMTGQGGWPMTCFLTPIGEPFHCGTYYPPTSRHGMPGFRQLLDAVTRAWTEDGERVRGAAADIASRLASSAAAELPSAVVGEAVLDDAVATLAGDVDATFGGFGGAPKFPPSMVLEFLLRHHERTGSAPALGLVELTCERMARGGIYDQLGGGFARYSVDAQWVVPHFEKMLYDNALLLRVYAHLARRTRSPLAGRVAEETAEFLLRDLRTAEGGFASALDADTNGVEGLTYAWTPGQLAEVLTPEDAAWAAELFEVTAQGTFEHGSSTLQLPVDPDDPERWERLRTVLFAARSSRPQPGRDDKVITAWNGMAIQALAEAGAAFGRLDWVAAAGTAADLLLDLHVVEGRVRRSSRDGTVGTAAGVLEDHAYLADALLALHQATGDPQRLAEATRILDLALARFADPDRPGTFFDTADDAEALLHRPREFTDNATPSGASALCNALLTASVLAEPEAGARYREAAEAGLATVGGIAGKHPRFAGHWLTAAEAMVSGPLQVALVGPVGDPEREALLAQARLLAPGGAVVVPGEPDAAGVPLLAGRPLLGSRPAAYVCRGFVCDLPATTPGDLAAQLTS is encoded by the coding sequence ATGTCCAACCGGCTCGCCCTGGCCACCAGCCCGTACCTGCTCCAGCACGCCGACAACCCCATCGACTGGTGGGAATGGTCGGACGAGGCGTTCGCCGAGGCGCAGCGCCGGGACGTGCCGATCATGCTGTCCGTCGGCTACGCGGCCTGCCACTGGTGTCACGTCATGGCGCACGAGTCGTTCGAGGACCCGGAGACGGCGGCCCAGGTCAACGCGAACTTCGTCGCGATCAAGGTGGACCGCGAGGAACGCCCGGACATCGACGCCGTCTACATGGCCGCCACCCAGGCGATGACCGGCCAGGGCGGCTGGCCGATGACCTGCTTCCTCACCCCGATCGGCGAGCCGTTCCACTGCGGCACCTACTACCCGCCCACCTCGCGGCACGGCATGCCCGGATTCCGGCAGCTGCTCGACGCCGTCACCCGTGCCTGGACCGAGGACGGCGAGCGGGTACGTGGCGCGGCCGCGGACATCGCGTCCCGCCTGGCGAGCTCGGCGGCGGCGGAGCTGCCCAGCGCGGTCGTCGGGGAGGCGGTGCTGGACGACGCGGTCGCGACGCTCGCCGGCGACGTCGACGCGACGTTCGGTGGTTTCGGCGGCGCGCCCAAGTTCCCGCCGTCGATGGTGCTCGAGTTCCTGCTCCGCCACCACGAGCGCACCGGGTCCGCCCCGGCGCTCGGGCTCGTCGAGCTCACCTGCGAGCGGATGGCCCGCGGGGGCATCTACGACCAGCTCGGCGGCGGTTTCGCCCGCTACAGCGTCGACGCGCAGTGGGTCGTGCCGCACTTCGAGAAGATGCTCTACGACAACGCCCTGCTGCTGCGGGTGTACGCCCATCTCGCCCGGCGCACCCGGTCGCCGCTGGCCGGGCGGGTCGCCGAGGAGACCGCGGAGTTCCTGCTCCGGGACCTGCGCACCGCCGAGGGCGGCTTCGCCTCCGCGCTCGACGCGGACACGAACGGCGTGGAGGGCCTCACCTACGCGTGGACGCCCGGCCAGCTCGCCGAGGTCCTGACCCCGGAGGACGCGGCCTGGGCGGCCGAGCTGTTCGAGGTCACCGCGCAGGGCACGTTCGAGCACGGCTCCTCGACCCTGCAGCTGCCGGTGGACCCGGACGACCCCGAGCGCTGGGAGCGCCTCCGCACGGTGCTGTTCGCGGCGCGCTCGTCCCGGCCGCAGCCCGGCCGGGACGACAAGGTGATCACCGCCTGGAACGGCATGGCGATCCAGGCGCTGGCGGAGGCTGGTGCCGCGTTCGGCCGGCTGGACTGGGTCGCCGCCGCGGGAACCGCGGCGGACCTGCTGCTGGACCTGCACGTCGTCGAGGGGCGGGTGCGGCGCTCGTCGCGGGACGGCACGGTCGGCACCGCGGCCGGGGTGCTGGAGGACCACGCCTACCTGGCGGACGCGCTGCTCGCCCTGCACCAGGCCACCGGCGACCCGCAGCGGCTCGCCGAGGCCACGCGGATCCTGGACCTCGCACTCGCCCGGTTCGCGGACCCCGACCGGCCCGGTACGTTCTTCGACACGGCGGACGACGCCGAGGCCCTGCTGCACCGCCCCCGCGAGTTCACCGACAACGCCACGCCGTCGGGAGCGTCCGCGCTGTGCAACGCACTCCTCACGGCGTCCGTGCTGGCCGAGCCGGAGGCAGGTGCGCGCTACCGGGAGGCGGCGGAGGCGGGGCTGGCGACCGTCGGTGGGATCGCGGGCAAGCACCCGCGGTTCGCGGGGCACTGGCTGACCGCGGCCGAGGCGATGGTGTCCGGGCCGCTGCAGGTCGCGCTCGTCGGGCCGGTGGGGGATCCGGAGCGGGAGGCGCTGCTCGCCCAGGCCCGGCTGCTCGCGCCCGGCGGGGCCGTCGTCGTGCCGGGGGAACCGGACGCGGCGGGAGTCCCGCTGCTCGCCGGTCGTCCCCTGCTCGGCAGCCGCCCGGCCGCCTACGTCTGCCGGGGCTTCGTCTGCGACCTTCCCGCAACCACTCCCGGCGACCTCGCCGCCCAGCTCACCTCCTAG
- the ilvA gene encoding threonine ammonia-lyase, giving the protein MADPRTDTAFPVGIDDIRSAAALLDGVIRKTPVHHSRALTDLTGGPVWLKCENLQRTGSFKIRGAYTRLARLPEDQCRSGVVAASAGNHAQGVALAARLLGIGATVFMPEGAAIPKVHATRGYGAAVELVGETIEQSLAAAREFAERTGAVLIHPFDHPDVIAGQGTVGLEILEQVPDVRTVLIATGGGGLLGGVAAAVKAERPDVRVVGVQAAGAAAWPASLDRGAPTPLDSMRTIADGIAVGMPGEITYRQVAALVDEFVTVGEDALSRALLHCLERAKLLVEPAGAAPIAALLGEPRRWETPAVAVLSGGNVDPLVLLHVIQHGMASAARYLSLRVRVGDRPGALAELLQQVARLGANVIDIEHSRISGTVPMGDVDVALSLETRGPEHCRDLVEALRDAGHRVTAVGGPDR; this is encoded by the coding sequence ATGGCCGACCCTCGCACCGACACCGCGTTCCCGGTGGGAATCGACGACATCCGGTCCGCGGCCGCCCTGCTCGACGGTGTCATCCGGAAGACCCCGGTGCACCACTCGCGCGCGCTGACCGACCTGACCGGCGGCCCGGTGTGGCTCAAGTGCGAGAACCTGCAGCGCACCGGTTCGTTCAAGATCCGCGGCGCCTACACGCGGCTGGCCCGGCTACCGGAGGACCAGTGCCGGTCCGGCGTCGTCGCCGCCAGCGCGGGCAACCACGCGCAGGGCGTCGCGCTCGCCGCCCGGCTGCTCGGCATCGGCGCGACGGTCTTCATGCCCGAAGGGGCCGCGATCCCGAAGGTCCACGCGACGCGCGGCTACGGGGCGGCCGTCGAGCTGGTGGGGGAGACGATCGAGCAGAGCCTCGCGGCGGCCCGGGAGTTCGCGGAGCGCACCGGCGCGGTGCTGATCCACCCGTTCGACCACCCCGACGTCATCGCCGGCCAGGGGACCGTCGGGCTGGAGATCCTGGAGCAGGTGCCGGACGTGCGGACCGTGCTGATCGCCACCGGCGGCGGCGGGCTGCTCGGCGGCGTGGCGGCCGCGGTCAAGGCCGAGCGGCCGGACGTGCGCGTGGTCGGGGTTCAGGCCGCGGGCGCGGCGGCGTGGCCGGCCTCGCTGGACAGGGGCGCGCCGACCCCGCTGGACTCGATGCGCACGATCGCCGACGGCATCGCGGTCGGCATGCCCGGGGAGATCACCTACCGGCAGGTCGCGGCGCTGGTCGACGAGTTCGTGACGGTCGGCGAGGACGCGCTGTCCCGGGCCCTGCTGCACTGCCTGGAACGGGCGAAACTGCTGGTGGAACCGGCGGGCGCCGCACCGATCGCGGCGCTGCTCGGCGAGCCGCGACGCTGGGAGACCCCGGCCGTGGCGGTGCTCTCCGGGGGCAACGTCGATCCGCTGGTGCTGTTGCACGTGATCCAGCACGGCATGGCCTCCGCGGCGCGCTACCTGTCGCTGCGGGTCCGGGTGGGGGACCGGCCTGGTGCGCTGGCCGAGCTGCTGCAGCAGGTGGCCAGGCTGGGTGCGAACGTGATCGACATCGAGCACTCGCGGATCAGCGGCACGGTCCCGATGGGGGACGTCGACGTCGCGCTCAGCCTCGAGACGCGCGGTCCCGAGCACTGCCGCGACCTCGTCGAGGCGCTGCGGGACGCCGGCCACCGCGTGACGGCGGTCGGCGGCCCGGACCGGTAG
- the greA gene encoding transcription elongation factor GreA, with protein sequence MTETQVTWLTQDAFDRLKTELDELIANRPVIAAEINARREEGDLKENGGYHAAREEQGQQEGRIRQLQELLRTAQVGTSPTSANEAAPGTVLTIRYDDDDTEKVLLGSREEGSHGDLQVISPNSPLGAALLGAKAGEERSYPLPDGGSMKVTLVEIQPYTG encoded by the coding sequence GTGACGGAGACTCAGGTGACCTGGCTCACCCAGGATGCCTTCGACCGGCTCAAGACGGAGCTGGACGAGCTGATCGCGAATCGGCCGGTCATCGCCGCGGAGATCAACGCCCGGCGCGAGGAGGGCGACCTCAAGGAGAACGGCGGCTACCACGCCGCGCGCGAGGAGCAGGGCCAGCAGGAGGGCCGGATCCGACAGCTCCAGGAGCTGCTGCGCACCGCGCAGGTCGGCACCTCCCCGACGAGTGCGAACGAGGCCGCCCCCGGCACCGTGCTCACCATCCGGTACGACGACGACGACACCGAGAAGGTGCTGCTCGGCTCCCGCGAGGAGGGCAGCCACGGCGACCTGCAGGTCATCTCGCCGAACTCCCCGCTCGGGGCCGCGCTGCTCGGGGCGAAGGCCGGCGAGGAGCGCTCCTACCCGCTCCCGGACGGCGGCAGCATGAAGGTCACGCTGGTCGAGATCCAGCCGTACACCGGCTGA